Proteins from a genomic interval of Pseudanabaena yagii GIHE-NHR1:
- a CDS encoding zinc metalloprotease — translation MGFEEIFVFVVIGCVASYYQRSQWQSPSQIISLWIWSIALPCLAIAWITFTQTSLPLTLTMTGYLLGTWIYRNWQSTAAEILSLTPSEEKQIKECFSPTIYHLKDLEYRPNEIYCRGSLRSQNYKYAYDIISQNIQKIFGDRFLCYLQESPIENLGRGFGTLTTDQQYTNYCFYLIPTQNVAQFDQSRLGKQLHRFTWIVSMISILFTAFTVLLVGARIHHIGDLTLNNLQTGIPYLIGIASIFIARAIAQYYVASKHKLRFDPPILLPCFGGFGLLGHLNHQISQVPTKQRHILFDMAVIPAIASLAISGILLVLGNWLLVPTESSTSLLPKSLLMPNLHNFDFKNSIFVTLWQAILTVGKSVATTTETIPTLSPLTLAGWTGLAITALQLLPFRFLDGGNLAIAMFGYRQTTQIARIARIVLLAIALLAQPWLRIYSLLLFLLPLPQPLVLNESIEIDKTRDLIGIGLMAIALLIILPMAKPFL, via the coding sequence ATGGGATTTGAGGAAATCTTTGTTTTTGTAGTAATCGGTTGTGTGGCGAGCTACTACCAGCGATCGCAATGGCAATCACCGAGCCAAATCATATCTTTGTGGATATGGTCAATTGCTTTGCCTTGCTTAGCGATCGCATGGATCACATTTACACAAACATCCTTGCCTTTAACTTTGACAATGACTGGATATTTATTGGGGACATGGATTTATCGTAACTGGCAATCCACTGCTGCTGAAATATTAAGCCTCACCCCTAGCGAAGAAAAACAAATCAAAGAATGTTTCTCGCCAACGATCTATCACCTCAAAGATTTAGAATATCGCCCTAACGAAATTTACTGTCGCGGCAGTCTGCGATCGCAAAATTACAAATATGCCTACGACATCATTAGTCAAAATATCCAAAAAATATTTGGCGATCGCTTTCTTTGCTATTTACAAGAAAGCCCTATCGAAAATCTAGGCAGAGGGTTTGGGACATTAACAACCGATCAACAGTACACCAACTATTGCTTTTATCTAATTCCTACTCAAAACGTTGCTCAATTTGATCAATCAAGGCTGGGCAAACAATTGCATCGATTCACTTGGATAGTGAGCATGATTAGCATTCTCTTTACCGCCTTTACAGTCCTTTTAGTGGGAGCAAGAATCCATCATATTGGAGATTTAACCCTTAACAACTTACAAACAGGCATTCCCTATTTAATCGGTATAGCTAGCATATTTATCGCAAGGGCGATCGCACAGTATTACGTCGCCTCAAAACACAAGCTAAGATTTGATCCCCCAATTTTATTACCCTGCTTTGGTGGATTTGGGCTGTTGGGACATCTCAATCATCAAATATCCCAAGTCCCCACCAAACAGCGCCACATCCTATTTGATATGGCAGTAATTCCTGCTATTGCGAGTTTAGCTATTTCTGGGATCTTATTAGTCTTAGGCAATTGGCTGTTAGTCCCCACAGAAAGCTCTACTTCGCTACTTCCTAAATCTCTATTGATGCCTAATCTCCACAACTTCGATTTTAAAAATTCAATTTTTGTAACTTTATGGCAGGCTATTTTGACTGTCGGTAAATCAGTAGCCACCACTACCGAAACGATCCCCACTCTATCGCCATTGACCTTAGCGGGTTGGACAGGTTTAGCCATAACTGCTTTACAATTACTGCCCTTTCGCTTTCTTGATGGGGGCAATTTAGCGATCGCTATGTTTGGCTATCGACAAACTACTCAGATAGCGCGTATTGCAAGAATTGTTCTACTCGCGATCGCCTTACTTGCCCAGCCTTGGTTGCGAATTTACAGCTTGTTATTATTTCTATTGCCTCTCCCACAGCCATTAGTGCTCAACGAAAGTATAGAAATTGACAAAACTCGTGATCTCATCGGCATAGGACTAATGGCGATCGCTTTACTAATTATTTTGCCAATGGCTAAGCCTTTCCTATAG
- a CDS encoding Npun_F0813 family protein produces the protein MFILKRHDVEIVNVQNPQNKDQQIPILQYQGQTFRLLNMFGDNRDEALALWRDLTDNKGKACVLLEEPQRFSVWGRVKLDQIHTAATDTSSAGTYLVQGCLLILQAVYLEVEDILGTRQAGSFKQDLLKFMQQGKFAQSESINALETVLSINPLNSVQIPNWDESKLQLLLGELHRLASSYLGNDSFVDTAVDALNELPESASVIAWLQKTPKGKLWQ, from the coding sequence ATGTTCATCCTGAAGCGCCATGACGTTGAAATCGTCAACGTCCAAAACCCACAAAATAAAGATCAACAAATACCGATTTTGCAGTATCAGGGGCAGACATTTCGGTTACTCAACATGTTTGGCGATAATCGAGATGAAGCTTTAGCGCTTTGGCGTGACTTAACTGATAACAAAGGCAAAGCTTGCGTGTTATTAGAAGAGCCTCAACGTTTTAGTGTTTGGGGTAGGGTCAAGCTAGACCAAATCCATACAGCAGCTACTGATACTTCTTCTGCGGGTACTTATTTAGTCCAAGGTTGTCTACTCATATTGCAAGCGGTATACCTTGAAGTTGAGGATATCCTTGGCACGAGACAAGCAGGCTCATTTAAGCAAGACCTACTCAAGTTTATGCAACAGGGTAAGTTTGCCCAGAGTGAATCCATCAACGCACTGGAAACGGTTTTATCAATTAACCCCCTGAATAGTGTACAAATACCTAACTGGGATGAAAGCAAATTGCAATTGCTTTTAGGTGAGCTACATCGACTCGCCTCCTCCTATTTAGGTAATGATAGCTTTGTCGATACTGCGGTCGATGCTTTAAATGAGTTACCTGAATCAGCTTCAGTGATTGCTTGGCTGCAAAAAACTCCTAAAGGTAAGCTTTGGCAGTAA
- a CDS encoding sugar transferase, whose product MITRSKENSQASLRTKKLVTKSVTNRTDHYATWGKRIFDIVFASIVLTVFSPLYLAIAILVFMSSRGSVLYIHPRVGLHGQEFKCIKFRTMINGADQVLENYLNSCPISRAEYEASFKLKHDPRITKIGKFLRTTSLDELPQFWNVLVGDMSVVGPRPLVKAELIKYGSAIDKVLSVRPGIAGLWQVSGRNDIPYSRRVQIDASYVRLMSLWLDVKLIFKTILVVIFPKGNGAY is encoded by the coding sequence ATGATTACTAGAAGCAAAGAAAATAGTCAAGCGAGCCTCCGTACAAAGAAATTAGTTACGAAATCAGTTACAAATCGTACAGATCATTATGCAACTTGGGGAAAAAGAATCTTTGATATTGTATTTGCATCAATTGTTCTAACTGTATTTTCGCCACTTTATCTAGCGATCGCGATCCTAGTTTTCATGAGTTCTCGCGGCTCTGTATTGTATATTCATCCTCGCGTTGGTTTGCATGGTCAAGAGTTTAAGTGCATTAAATTTAGAACCATGATTAATGGCGCTGACCAAGTTCTAGAAAATTATTTGAATTCTTGTCCAATTAGTCGTGCTGAATATGAGGCATCCTTTAAGCTCAAGCATGATCCTCGCATTACCAAGATTGGCAAGTTTTTGAGAACAACTAGTTTAGATGAATTGCCCCAATTTTGGAATGTACTGGTGGGTGATATGAGTGTTGTTGGCCCTAGACCATTGGTGAAAGCAGAGTTAATTAAATATGGTTCAGCGATCGATAAAGTACTCAGTGTGCGTCCAGGAATTGCAGGACTATGGCAAGTTTCAGGACGCAATGATATTCCTTACTCTAGACGAGTCCAAATTGACGCTAGCTATGTCCGTTTGATGAGTTTGTGGCTAGATGTCAAGTTGATTTTTAAAACTATATTGGTTGTGATTTTCCCGAAAGGAAATGGCGCATATTAA
- the holA gene encoding DNA polymerase III subunit delta, translating to MPVYFYWGDDDYQISQAVKKLIDTHVDPMWRDFNYVKIHATVDLEVMDGLNQAVTSPFGMGNRLTWLADTAIAQRCSESLLAELERTFNHLPVDSYILFTASNKPDGRAKSTKLLQKYAQILEFSLIPPWKTDAIAQLVKQAATEIDLKLSSDAVDLLVDAIGNDTRRLTMELQKLQLSHYGQTKPLTAKEIAPLVQASAHNSLQLASAIRTSNISQALTLVAELLRNNEVGLRICATLVGQFRTWLWIKLMQESGERDDKAIADAAEIGNPKRVYFLKQEVQGLNSQKLMRSLSILLRLEAELKHGKDETATLQTAIIELCQAMAK from the coding sequence ATGCCTGTCTACTTTTATTGGGGCGATGACGACTACCAAATTTCTCAAGCAGTCAAAAAGTTGATTGATACCCATGTCGATCCAATGTGGCGTGATTTTAACTATGTAAAAATCCATGCTACGGTCGATCTTGAGGTAATGGATGGACTTAACCAAGCTGTAACTTCACCCTTTGGAATGGGGAATCGATTGACTTGGCTAGCGGATACTGCGATCGCCCAAAGATGTTCGGAATCATTGCTAGCAGAGCTAGAGAGAACTTTTAATCATTTACCTGTAGACTCCTATATCTTGTTTACCGCATCAAACAAACCTGACGGGAGAGCCAAATCTACCAAATTATTGCAGAAGTATGCCCAAATCTTAGAGTTTTCTTTAATACCGCCTTGGAAAACTGACGCGATCGCTCAATTAGTTAAACAAGCAGCGACAGAAATTGACTTGAAATTGTCTTCAGATGCCGTTGATTTACTAGTTGATGCGATTGGTAATGATACCCGTCGCTTGACAATGGAACTACAAAAGTTACAACTGTCTCATTATGGTCAAACTAAGCCTTTGACCGCTAAAGAAATTGCGCCACTTGTACAAGCATCTGCCCATAATAGTCTCCAATTAGCTAGTGCTATTCGTACATCTAATATTAGCCAAGCGCTTACTTTAGTTGCCGAATTACTGAGAAACAATGAAGTGGGTTTGCGAATTTGTGCAACCTTGGTGGGACAGTTTCGCACATGGCTCTGGATTAAGCTCATGCAGGAATCTGGAGAACGCGATGACAAGGCAATCGCTGATGCTGCCGAAATTGGTAATCCCAAACGAGTTTATTTTCTAAAGCAAGAGGTTCAAGGTCTAAATAGCCAAAAATTGATGCGATCGCTGAGCATTTTGTTACGACTAGAAGCCGAACTCAAACATGGCAAGGATGAAACTGCCACTCTGCAAACTGCGATCATCGAGTTATGTCAAGCAATGGCTAAATAA